CGTTCAGGAAACGCCTTTCTCACTCTCAGTTGATACCCTTATGCAGGACAAACTCATAAATAAGTGCAGTGGCCCTGCCAATCAACAGGAttatattagattttttaaaatagtggcTTTAGGTAAACTAGATCTAGGAGCATAAGGACAGTTGGTGGGACTGATTTAAGAATAACAACTTGCCAAGTGGATCTGCAAAAGAACAAGACAGAATGTTGACAGTGCTTGCAAAAGGTTgagattaaaaaagtaattttaaaacctaaaatgCAAACTAGCAGGGGTTGAGGGAGATGAGCCTGGGTCATAAGAGAAGGGCTCTGTTGTGAAGGAACAATCGGTTCATGGTAGGTATGGGGAGGTGTTGATGGCACTATGAATGTCCATCTGTGAGAAGAGGACAGAGCAGTAGGTATGTTGGGAGACCTAGCTGTTATGACGTAAGGACTGCATTTGAGGACACGGGAGAATCAGAAGCTTCTGCCTTGTATGACTGTGTCAGTTGAGGGGAAAGAGTACAACTGTATATATGGACCAACCTGGTTCAAATCTTCGTCGCTATTCAGAACATCAGGTGGCAGCAGATCAGGCACTCTGGCTTGGAGTCTGATATCTCAGAATCCATGGACATGCTGGGAAAAAACTGAATATACACAGAAGcagttaattttatttgttaatttttattgaagtattgtttatttacaatgctgtgttaatttctacagtacaacaaaatgattcaattatacacacacacacacacacacatatatatatacttttgcaaattcttttcctttatggtttatcataggatactgaatatagtcctctgtgctatatagttggctcttgtttatccatcctgcaTGTAATGGTTTGTACCTGctaaccccagtctcccactCATCTCTCCCCCAAACCTttctcccctggcaaccacaagtctattttctgtctcttgagtctgtttctattttgaagTTAAGtacacttgtgtcatattttagattccacgtgtaagtgataccatatggtattgtctttcttttttgacttactttgcttagtatgataatctctagttgcatccatgttgctgcagatggtgttatttcattcttttttatggttgaataatattccatttcacatatgtatcacgtcttctttatccattcatctgttgaaggacatttaggttatttccatatgttggttattgtgaatagtgttgagAAACAGTTAATTTTAGACTTACTAAAATGACAAGGCAGCTCTATTACAGAGATTGGTTGTTCAAATAACTGATAATCTCTATTATGCAGGATCCAAGGGTGGATTTAGGATAAGGATCATCCACCTGATGAGAGCAGAACATTGCAAACATCCTCTGTTATGGGGATTATTGTGAATGTATTCAGAGCTCAGGATAGTTTTTCTAGGAGAAAGCTTTGGAAATGATTTGGAAGGAAGCGTATGGTGAGGGGGTTTCAAGGAATCAGAAGAGAGCTGGGGATGAGAGAACACGGTCAGCAGTGTTTTTAGAGAAGTTTCTGAAGCAAAGGCATCAAGAAAGGTCAGGTTAGAAGATAAATGGAGGAGAGGACAGAGAACAGGCTTGAGAGAGAAGGAATTAGAGTACATCAGTAACAAACCTAGAGAACAGAACAGAGGGTATTAATGGGAGAGGATGAAGGGGTTGAAATAATTTGCAGGCATCTTAGAGAAGTGTATTATCCCCTGTTAGGGGTTTACAGGTGAGAGGCAAAATAAAAGGCCTATTCTGAGTAAGTTGACTAAATTTTGACAGGTATCCATCCTTTCTTTCTGCATAAAATTATTCATGTCTTTataccctctttttttttaacttattaataaGAGGAACTCAAGAAATGAATCTTTTTCATTTACATGTTACAAAAGGCATTCTCCTCTCCTGGGAATTTTATAAGAATATGgtaccatatttttattttagtataatttaggataatataaaatttgaaaaatatattgcaaATGCTTATTAGTACATtgattagaaaaatataataaaaacattcttAGACTCTTCAGAATCTTTCTCTTTGAACTTTTCTTAGTTTTTCAGTAATCAAGTTTTAGAATTACTTATATTAGGTAAGACAGGACTTCATGCAATAGAATGTTTGGTAATTAATTAGAAGCCATGGTCTTGAGGAAGTTGGAGAGAAGAGTCTTTTCTTCTGATGAGACCCTCAAAATCACAGTCCTGTGATTTTAACAGGATAATCAGGATGAATTAGTGAGTTTGTTATATAAAATGAAGTTATTTGGAAACATGGCTGAAAAGGTAATGGGATTTTTGTGGCtgtgattaattaaaaaatttttataccaAAAGCTATGGCATAACATAAAAAGAGACTCTACATAGTCTTGAaatttcttcattccttctgtgAGAAGAGATCAATCATTGGAAACAGAGAACTTTCACTTACAACTAATCTTATGAGTTGGTTTTACAAACACTGGATAAGCAGAATTGTTTCTAAGTAGAACTTATGTGAGGAGGTTGTTAAACTTTCTATCTCAATTTTATTGAATTCTGCTTGATTTTCAATTATCCCTGATTTTCAGATATTCTGGGTTACATgccaaaatattcaaaaattatttatgtggCAAGAATTCTGTGTTGCAAATTTACAAACAAATTTACatatgaaaagaaaggaatattTTGGGTACACTAATTCAGAAACATAAGTTTTGGATGAGTTGTTTGCAtttatcagttttaaatatttttaggacTCAAAGCTCTGATGTGAAAATCTTTGCATTCGGTCTgatgctttttaacatgttaaaaagcaaaatcaaaaaatatcttttactgAGTTTATAAATGAAGCTCTTGCTAAGTTAATTATTATGGTTGTAAGCTTATCtgatatatactaaatatatataatattatatattataacatatataacttaataaatattaatatttttgataacAGATATGTTCTAAATTCTTTGgtacaaatattttcctttcccttATGGACTCTGATAGACTCCATTCAATAATTTTGAAAGGAAACTGCTCTTTAAAAGATTTGGCTTTAGAATCATTTATAATTTCAGtacttgttttaaaatactggataattaaaaaaaatagcacaagAATATAGATACCCAGTTATTTTATGGGCTCTCCCTAACCACTTTTGGAcatgatttctttattttctttttatttgatgtGGATTGGTGAATTGCATTGTTTCAGGCAGATTGCATTTATAAAGTACTATGCTTATCTATTCATTCCTTCCAGCATAACTCACATCATTTGTTAACTGTTCATTCTGACAAGTAAttagggaaaatatttttcataagctAAAACTCCATTCCTATTTCACCCTTGGCTTTCATTCTCAATTTATCATTGTATGTTGATGTTGGGTGCTGTATCTTTTGAATTTTGGCCATTATTTTCAGGTTTACAATGTGTAGGAAAAGTCTaagtttttagaattttaaacaaaGTGTGTTAAACTTTTGAAATATTGTAATCATTTTTATCATATTATGGTTTATAGTCTTacaatggaagaaaagctatttccttttccaaagtgcattttgaaatttatattaatGATGATTTAAATCTTTTCAAATCACCCAATTCCAAAAGAAGATAGCTCTTTTAGATTTTGTCaatgaattattttccaaagGGAGACATgcaaatacaattttatattgaTGTGTATTCTGGGGAATAAATGAGATCTAGTGTCTAAGAGTTcaccatttatttatattttatttcaaattcaaagAAACGCCTCATTAGCAAACTGAGTTTCTTCCATTTGAGGGGAGGTTTAAGGGCTTCCTTTTGTGTAAACGAATAGGACTGTTTGCATAAACGCACGAGTGACAAGAATCCTTTGACAGTTTCACAAATGATGTCCTATGACCCtgtctatttctctttcctctagTTAACTTCTCCCACTGCCTCTGAGCAGCTTGCCCGTAAACCACctgctttctcctttgtttctccaACTAATCAGAAAACACCACCTGCCCCAGGCGACCTCGCCAGCGCCTCTGTCCTGGAGGAGTTCCACTCGAGGAGGCTGGATGCCCGCGGGGCCCTGGTGGAAGAAACAACCACGTACTTTCAAACTTCCGCTCACTCTGCACCTTTTTTTGCACCGAAGGGCACGTCCTCGACGTCACAGGTCCCCCAACCCGCTCAGTTATCAGGGTCTCCTTCATCCAgtccaagcacagcacagcaaaaccCGGGGCAGACTTCTGAAGTCCTCAAGAAGACGGTCACCTCGAACGTCCTTAGTCCCAAAGAGAGTCCGAGAGCCTCTTCTCCTTCACCAGCCTCCGGTGCTTCTCTGAAGTCGAGTGCAGCCTCCTACATCCCCGTGCGCATCGTCACGCACTCGCTCTCGCCGAGTCCCAGAGCTTTCCCCTCCCCTTTCCACGGCTCCTCCTCCACGGTCTGTAGCCAAGCGTCCTCCAGCGGGAGCCTCTCGAGGTCAGGGGTGAAACCCCCGGTGCCCTCCAGGCTTTCCGTCCTCACCGCCATCCTGAAGTCCAGCCCTTCTCACCAAAGGCCCCTCTCCCCGGCCTCCTGTCCCACCTTCTCTCTCAACTCCCTGGCTTCCTCCACGCTCACGCTTGATCAAAAAGTCAAACAAACCCCACCCACACCTAAGAAATCCCTCTCAAGTTGCTCCCTGCGATCAGGGTCTCCAGAGCAAAGGGAAAACCCGGTTTCCGACCTCAGCCAGCCatccttcccctttccttctcccaccaaagctgcagcccctccccaggcATCGGCCCTTTCTCCCCCAAAACAGGGCGGTAGCAGCTTCGCTTCTGTGATTGTAGAGAAAATGCCATCCCCGACTCTGAAGAGCAGCCCAGTGACTTCCCAGCTGCAAACTGGTACCTCCAGCTCTGTGGGTCTGCCTCCCGTCCCTCCAAGCTTTTCTCCTCTGTCTTCGAAAGGCAGACAGGATGCTGACCCCAGAGGCCCGGGAAAGCCCAGGGATATCTGCTCACATGCCTCTACATCACCTTCCTCCACatcgtcttctgtgtctcctcccACTAACCCAAGGGCCATGCTCTCCTCACCAGAGAGACGCTACCATCCGTCCCCAGCTCTTTCAAACCTGATAAACCGATCTAAGAGCGCACAAGCGCCGGTCTCTAGCCAAGGGCAGGCTCCGTCTActgcacccccagcccctgtCTCCAGCTCCAGCTCTGCCTCTCTTCCCTGTCTGGGGTCCTCTGCTCTCCCCCTGGCTAATCCTCCCACAAAAACACACCAGCTCAGTCCCTCCGCACTGCACCCAAATCTTTCCCTGCCTTCAAGACTTGGGAAATCCGAAAGCTCTATATCTGACCACAGATCATCTGTCTCAGCTCCGTCACCTCCCTTCTGTCTAACAAGAACCAAGGAGCTGAGTTCACCTTGTGCATTGTCCATGTCAGCAGGCCCTGAGAATAAGAAAGCCAAGGTATTTCTTTTGCACGTTGCATGGTGCATGCTTCTTTTGAAAATAGAAGAATTTTTTTCCAGGGGAAAATCAATGATTATGATATTCATTCTGCTCCTACAAGGAGGTAGTGCAAGAGGATGTAAGACTTGGTGTATTTGAATGTGTGGATGAACTATAATCTGTTTAAAATTGTGCATGTTTCTGAAAACCTCTTTGATTTTGCAAATCCTCTTATGGTAACTTTTTATATCTATGGCCTTAAGGGCATTTTTTTCCCGGGCATAATGAGTTATATTATTGATCCCACAGACGGAATTTAGAGCAGTTAGATGAGATTTGGGAATATGAtacatttatgatttatttaataaCATGAACCGTATTATCTACCAAGATATCCTGTACTGATAGAATAGTAGATAGGATTAGtgtaaaatggaattttatatGTCAAGCCCCAAATGATTGTGAAGTCAATTTGaaaactttctatttcttttgctggcatttatttattattattaattttttccccttctacaatgttgatttctttattgttttccatAAACCTCAAGCTAAATCAATATGTATTTAgttatgtattaatatgtatatggcaaaatagaatagaaatttCCTTTGTATGTGAAAATTATTTGCTTTATTCTAAACactaaatcggagaaggcaatggcaccccactccagtgctcttgcctggaaaatcccatggatggaggagcctggtaggctgcagtccatggggtcgctaatagtcggacacgactgagcgacttcactttcacttttcactttcatgcattggagaatgaaatggcaacccactccagtgttcttgcctggaaaatcccagggatgggggagcctggtgggctgccatctctggagtcacacagagtcggacacgactgaagtgacttagcatagcaaacACTAAATACATAGtgattataaaatacagaaagagtGGACAGGCTGGGTATAGGGAAATAGAATTAAGAGAGGAGAAATATTGACTTTTAAATCCTCCGACATAACCTGTTGAACAAGGATGTGGATCAGCATCTATTTTAATATGAGAAGGGAAACATTTGAAGGAGTTACCCATAGCATTCATGGTTCATTTGTTCTGGAAGAAGGCACCTCTGCCCTAGAATGGCACCTCTACCAGCTTCCCAGCTGTTCCCATGTAACTTAGGATGTGGAGTTTATCTGTGGTTAGATAGAAAGCTTAGAATCCAGTCATTATTatacatgtgaaataaaattatgaaagtgCCTGTATTTAGAAAGGGATTGGGGTTTTCAGTTCAGTGTGTTGAAATAACACCATTAGAGCATCCAGGTTGATTCCATGGAGATTGTGTTCAATTCTATCTCTGTTGGGGTGGTGAACTAATCATGGAAAAGATCAAAGAGCCACATGATCTTATATTAACAGATCTTAACCTATTAAGGTTGCAATATGATTCACCTTAAAAAGCGTGCATGAGGCATCTACTGTATGCCCACCGCTATACTAGCTTTTTAGAggatgtggttttatttttaaggaagagATAATCCTTtgtcttaaaaaacaaattttatgtaGCAGAAAAGCATACATGTAtatgagtttcccaggtggcattagtggtaaagaaccctcctgccaatgcaggaaacagacgcgggttatatccctgggtcagaagacccctggagaaggaaatgacaacccactccagtattcttgcctgagaattccatggacagaggagcctggtagggtacagtccataggatcacaaagggctggacacaactgaagcgacttagcatgcatgcaagcatacatatatatacataatgtggAGAAGCTGTAGAGACTTAGTAAATTTACAGTAAACCTAGAAAACAAGGACAAGGCAATATTAACAGTATAAGATAgattatgtataaaattataaaagttcaCTGAATTCAGAGAATATTATTATGGGATATGGTTATTGAGGTACATTGTCATAAATGTTGGAAGATTTATGTTCCAATGTTTAGGATTTAGCTTAATGAAGAGGAAAGCAGTTGgcatttcagaaatgttaaacAACCTGACCAAATATACAGAAGATGGTCCCAGATGAATGTATGTGGACACATAAGAATACTGGTCTTATCATCAACTAGTGATAATACCAATGATAATtacagaaacagagatcaaatatTCTCTGTGAATCATGAACCATCACAGTAGTTACACAAAGCAGTTAAAATTTAATTAGAAGAGACTATGTCTGTTATTTTTGTTATGACTGTGTAAGATTGGccatattattttctccattctctgTACTAAGAAACTGTTGTTCAATGAATAGCTTGCTCAGGTAATGTTTCTTATGCTGACTGAGATGACATTTATATTAATTGAAGTCTACGGAATCTTGaagccatttttttaaaaactgagatttaTTGCAACAAAGCAGTAACTCATATACATTATAATTTTAGCCTGATTTATTAATTCTTAGGAAGGAAATCATCATTATGAGATGATGATTAGAATGATCAATTGATATAATATttggatcattttaaaatatatttttccagattaTGAAgtccttctattttaaaaagcaaatgagatGGAAAAAATCTTTTACCCTAATTCTAAATTTGAAAAAGTGGTTTATTTGAAGTAAATGAGCTGGTGGTTATTTTTTCAATACATATATGTTATTATGGAATTCACTTgtgatgtattaaaaaaaaacctggtgaTTTAAACATTACCTTTTCCTGAATTTATTGACAATGATCTCTTATACCACACTGCATTATACTTAAATTATTCTTTACCTTTGTGAAAAGTAGTTTTACTCCACTGGCTTCTTTAGAGAGTTTctgttaatggcaccccactccagtacttttgcctggaaaatcccatggacagaggagcctggtaggctgcagtccatggggtccctaggagtcagacagaactgagtgacttcactttcacttttcactttcatgcattggagaaggaaatggcaacccactccagtgttcttgcctggagaatcccagggatgggggagcctggtgggctgctgtctctggggtcgcacagagtcggacacgactgaagtgacttagcagctgcttTGTTTATGTTTTGCCCTGTTTTTGAAGAGTTGGAAGAGGATGAGCCTGAAGGGAGTTCTGATAAAATCTTTTTGTCCTAAAATCAAGTTTTTCGATGACCTTTTCCTCCACAGCTCACTTACTACTCCCAGTATTGAAGAATTCTTggcatttgctttatttattccTGTTTAGTTTCTTTATTTCCAAGTTCATATAATTCAAGCTTACAGAAATGCATGATAAAATTTGATGAACTGTATTAAAATATGA
This genomic window from Bos mutus isolate GX-2022 chromosome 23, NWIPB_WYAK_1.1, whole genome shotgun sequence contains:
- the MLIP gene encoding LOW QUALITY PROTEIN: muscular LMNA-interacting protein (The sequence of the model RefSeq protein was modified relative to this genomic sequence to represent the inferred CDS: inserted 1 base in 1 codon), with the protein product MDFEKHGKGSLLNENLEEKLTVSSGDSEAKPLIFTFVPTVRRLPTHSQLGDTSKYIVKIPEEPSDKTPETVNRFDSSEYFTLNVGCQQERERGALTCPSEAEDKASQRRESKEKKPQGMQQSDLFKAEYVFIVDSEGEEEVPGRKGDQGPPVGTGPPAARPASLAISSSLASDAVRPKTRGADLQAPSHPERPQAMASQQRHGQLTSPTASEQLARKPPAFSFVSPTNQKTPPAPGDLASASVLEEFHSRRLDARGALVEETTTYFQTSAHSAPFFAPKGTSSTSQVPQPAQLSGSPSSSPSTAQQNPGQTSEVLKKTVTSNVLSPKESPRASSPSPASGASLKSSAASYIPVRIVTHSLSPSPRAFPSPFHGSSSTVCSQASSSGSLSRSGVKPPVPSRLSVLTAILKSSPSHQRPLSPASCPTFSLNSLASSTLTLDQKVKQTPPTPKKSLSSCSLRSGSPEQRENPVSDLSQPSFPFPSPTKAAAPPQASALSPPKQGGSSFASVIVEKMPSPTLKSSPVTSQLQTGTSSSVGLPPVPPSFSPLSSKGRQDADPRGPGKPRDICSHASTSPSSTSSSVSPPTNPRAMLSSPERRYHPSPALSNLINRSKSAQAPVSSQGQAPSTAPPAPVSSSSSASLPCLGSSALPLANPPTKTHQLSPSALHPNLSLPSRLGKSESSISDHRSSVSAPSPPFCLTRTKELSSPCALSMSAGPENKKAKQYKTKSSYKAFAAIPTNTLLLEQKALDEPAKTDSISKDSTLDPPLEFCSPAQLRQQTEELCATIDKVLQDSLSMHSSDSPSSSLQTXLGSDTIKMPTTLPRAAGRETKYANLSSPSSTVPESQLTKPGVIRPAPVKSKILLKKEEEVYEPNPFSKYLEDNSDFFSEQDVPAPPKPVSLHPLYQTRLHPPAKSLLRPQTRPHADSLTPGPFSHLSSFSLSDEQENSHTLFSHNAYNKLSHPMMAIPEHETLDSKEEVRTAVLSSGETGV